A stretch of Burkholderia sp. HI2500 DNA encodes these proteins:
- a CDS encoding DUF6566 family protein: protein MQNQQDAQIRDPYRGHEIHVWARRNDSGAWRDEVQVYVGGKRIELVVPAADGTDWMTENEALLAGVERGRYLIDKRVDDD, encoded by the coding sequence GTGCAAAATCAACAGGACGCACAGATTCGGGATCCGTATCGCGGGCACGAGATACACGTGTGGGCGCGGCGCAACGACAGCGGCGCGTGGCGCGACGAGGTGCAGGTGTATGTGGGCGGCAAGCGCATCGAGCTGGTCGTGCCGGCGGCCGATGGCACCGACTGGATGACCGAGAACGAAGCGCTGCTCGCGGGTGTCGAGCGGGGGCGATATCTGATCGACAAGCGCGTGGACGACGATTGA
- a CDS encoding muconate/chloromuconate family cycloisomerase, with protein sequence MSSVTIERIETRLVDLPTIRPHKLSVATMHGQTLMLVKVCCSDGVTGLGEGTTIAGMAYGPESPEAMKLAIDTYLAPAIIGKDATRIQTLMAFLGKLAKVNHFAKSALETALLDAHGKRLGVPVSELLGGRRRDRLPVAWTLASGDTATDIAEAERMLDLRRHNVFKLKIGAKSPETDIRHVAEIKRAVGDRAAVRVDVNMAWSETQAARAIPALADAGCELVEQPVASAAALARLMRRFPVALMADEILQGPDSAFEIAKHHGADVFAIKIEQSGGLFAAQRVAAIADAAGIELYGGTMLEGAFSTVASAHLFASVANLQWGTELFGPLLITEEILTQPLDYSDFELTVPDGPGLGIELDEDKVRRFTRDGLTKVAR encoded by the coding sequence ATGTCCTCCGTCACCATCGAACGCATCGAAACCCGCCTCGTCGACCTGCCGACGATCCGCCCGCACAAGCTGTCGGTGGCCACGATGCATGGCCAGACGCTGATGCTCGTCAAGGTGTGCTGCAGCGACGGCGTGACGGGTCTCGGCGAAGGCACGACGATCGCCGGCATGGCGTACGGCCCGGAAAGCCCCGAGGCGATGAAGCTGGCGATCGACACGTATCTCGCGCCGGCGATCATCGGCAAGGACGCGACGCGCATCCAGACGCTGATGGCCTTCCTCGGCAAGCTCGCGAAGGTCAACCACTTCGCGAAGAGCGCACTCGAAACCGCGCTGCTCGACGCGCACGGCAAGCGGCTCGGCGTGCCGGTGAGCGAGCTGCTCGGCGGCCGCCGCCGCGATCGCCTGCCGGTCGCCTGGACGCTCGCATCGGGCGACACGGCCACCGACATCGCCGAAGCCGAGCGGATGCTCGACCTGCGCCGCCACAACGTGTTCAAGCTGAAGATCGGCGCGAAGTCGCCGGAAACGGATATCCGCCACGTGGCCGAGATCAAGCGGGCCGTCGGCGATCGCGCGGCGGTGCGTGTCGACGTGAACATGGCGTGGAGCGAAACGCAGGCCGCGCGCGCGATTCCGGCGCTGGCCGATGCCGGTTGCGAACTGGTCGAGCAGCCGGTGGCTTCGGCCGCGGCGCTGGCGCGCCTGATGCGCCGCTTCCCGGTCGCGCTGATGGCCGATGAAATCCTGCAGGGCCCCGACAGCGCCTTCGAGATCGCGAAGCACCACGGCGCCGACGTGTTCGCGATCAAGATCGAGCAAAGCGGCGGCCTGTTCGCCGCGCAGCGCGTCGCCGCGATCGCGGATGCGGCCGGCATCGAGCTGTACGGCGGCACGATGCTCGAAGGCGCGTTCAGCACGGTGGCGTCCGCGCACCTGTTCGCGAGTGTCGCGAACCTGCAGTGGGGCACCGAACTGTTCGGGCCGCTGCTGATCACCGAAGAGATCCTGACGCAGCCGCTCGATTACAGCGACTTCGAACTGACCGTGCCGGACGGCCCGGGCCTCGGCATCGAACTCGACGAGGACAAGGTCAGGCGTTTCACCCGCGACGGGCTGACGAAAGTCGCGCGATAG
- a CDS encoding LysR family transcriptional regulator has protein sequence MLNRLDILKIFSAAAAAPTFREAAARLGVSPQVVTRAVRELEEMLGETLFHRTTRSIRITAFGQSFARDAQTALAAVDGLFGPATGQADEPVGVVRITAPSGMGRRYVQPILSDLMQRYPGLVPDLRLSDVPSPVVDEQIDIGVRVGAIGDNRFVARMVGPLPMWIVGAPSLIRRLGEPRNRKELESMPVTCLIDRASGRAWPWMFRGEHQFVPSSPAYLTDDTEVEIEAICAGVGLGQCSEYLVRPYVDNGRLVRLLPGLEPEPWKLHVYRPRRGPMPRRIRVVYDELVAKLADATWRG, from the coding sequence ATGCTCAACCGACTCGACATCCTGAAGATCTTTTCCGCGGCCGCCGCGGCGCCCACGTTCCGCGAGGCGGCGGCGCGCCTCGGCGTGTCGCCGCAAGTCGTGACGCGCGCGGTGCGCGAACTGGAGGAGATGCTCGGCGAAACGCTGTTTCACCGGACGACGCGGAGCATCCGGATCACCGCGTTCGGCCAGTCGTTCGCCCGCGACGCGCAGACGGCGCTGGCGGCCGTCGACGGGCTGTTCGGCCCCGCGACCGGCCAGGCCGACGAGCCGGTGGGCGTCGTGCGGATCACGGCGCCGTCGGGCATGGGGCGTCGTTACGTGCAGCCGATCCTGAGCGATCTCATGCAGCGGTATCCGGGGCTCGTGCCCGACTTGCGGCTGTCGGACGTGCCTTCGCCGGTGGTCGACGAGCAGATCGACATCGGCGTGCGCGTCGGGGCGATCGGCGATAACCGCTTCGTCGCGCGCATGGTCGGGCCGTTGCCGATGTGGATCGTCGGCGCGCCGTCGCTGATCAGGCGGCTGGGTGAGCCCAGGAACCGCAAGGAACTCGAATCGATGCCGGTCACGTGCCTGATCGATCGCGCGAGCGGCCGCGCGTGGCCGTGGATGTTTCGGGGGGAGCACCAGTTCGTCCCGTCGTCGCCGGCGTATCTGACCGACGATACCGAGGTGGAGATCGAGGCCATCTGTGCGGGGGTGGGGCTGGGGCAGTGCTCGGAATACCTCGTCCGGCCGTACGTCGACAACGGGCGCCTCGTGCGGCTGCTGCCCGGCCTCGAACCCGAGCCGTGGAAGCTGCACGTCTATCGGCCGCGGCGCGGGCCGATGCCCCGGCGCATCCGGGTCGTGTACGACGAACTGGTGGCGAAGCTCGCGGACGCGACATGGCGAGGGTAG
- the catA gene encoding catechol 1,2-dioxygenase, translating to MSVKVFESREVQDLLKAASNAGANGTTGGNARTQQVVLRLLGDLFKAIDDLDITPDEVWAGVNYLNKLGQDGEAALLAAGLGLEKYLDIRMDAADKAAGLDGGTPRTIEGPLYVAGAPVRDGVSKIDLDEDDGAGPLVIHGTVTGLDGKPVAGALVECWHANSHGFYSHFDPTGKQSEFNLRGAVRTGADGTYEFRTLMPVGYGCPPQGATQQLLNGLGRHGNRPAHVHFFVDSPDHRKLTTQFNIDGDPLIWDDFAYATREELIPPVVAKTGGTALGMKADAYQDIEFNFVLTPRVQGKDNQIVHRPRAAATA from the coding sequence ATGAGCGTCAAAGTTTTCGAGTCCCGGGAAGTGCAGGATCTGCTGAAGGCCGCGTCGAACGCGGGCGCGAACGGCACGACGGGCGGCAACGCACGCACGCAGCAGGTCGTGCTGCGGCTGCTCGGCGACCTGTTCAAGGCGATCGACGATCTCGACATCACGCCCGACGAAGTGTGGGCCGGCGTCAACTACCTGAACAAGCTCGGCCAGGACGGTGAAGCGGCGCTGCTCGCGGCCGGCCTCGGCCTCGAGAAATATCTCGACATCCGGATGGATGCCGCGGACAAGGCGGCCGGCCTCGACGGCGGCACGCCGCGCACGATCGAAGGGCCGCTCTATGTGGCCGGCGCACCGGTGCGCGACGGCGTGTCGAAGATCGACCTCGACGAAGACGACGGCGCGGGCCCGCTCGTGATCCACGGCACGGTCACCGGCCTCGACGGCAAGCCGGTCGCGGGCGCGCTGGTCGAATGCTGGCACGCGAACTCGCACGGCTTCTATTCGCACTTCGACCCGACCGGCAAGCAGAGCGAGTTCAACCTGCGCGGCGCGGTAAGAACGGGCGCCGACGGCACGTACGAATTCCGCACGCTGATGCCGGTCGGCTACGGCTGCCCGCCGCAGGGCGCGACGCAGCAGCTGCTGAACGGCCTCGGCCGCCACGGCAACCGCCCGGCGCACGTGCACTTCTTCGTCGACAGCCCCGACCACCGCAAGCTGACGACGCAGTTCAACATCGACGGCGATCCGCTGATCTGGGATGACTTCGCGTATGCGACGCGCGAGGAGCTGATCCCGCCCGTGGTCGCGAAGACCGGCGGCACGGCGCTCGGCATGAAGGCCGATGCGTACCAGGACATCGAGTTCAACTTCGTGCTGACGCCGCGGGTGCAGGGCAAGGACAACCAGATCGTCCACCGCCCGCGCGCAGCCGCGACGGCGTAA
- a CDS encoding SDR family NAD(P)-dependent oxidoreductase produces MNASTKPTQLDSRIALVTGASSGIGRASAIELARRGAKVVVSARRKPELDRLVDEIVTAGGEAKTFVADVANEDDLRKLFNFAVETYGRLDIAFNNAGTEGVFAPLLEQDAERFDRVFEPNVRGVFNSMKYAAEIMLRQGSGSIINNASMGGLIGFENASVYIASKHAVIGMTKTASIEWFKRGVRVNALCPGLIETPFHHRGIWPSEEAQQAFAASTPAGRWGSAEEMATIVAFLASDDSSYVSGHALVADGGYSVA; encoded by the coding sequence ATGAACGCAAGCACGAAACCGACCCAACTCGACAGCCGCATCGCCCTGGTGACGGGCGCCAGCTCCGGCATCGGCCGCGCGTCCGCGATCGAACTCGCGCGGCGCGGCGCCAAGGTCGTCGTCTCCGCGCGGCGCAAACCCGAGCTCGATCGACTGGTCGACGAAATCGTGACCGCCGGCGGCGAAGCGAAGACCTTCGTCGCGGATGTCGCGAACGAAGACGATCTGCGCAAGCTGTTCAATTTCGCAGTAGAAACCTACGGACGCCTCGACATCGCGTTCAACAACGCCGGCACGGAAGGCGTGTTCGCGCCGCTGCTCGAGCAGGATGCCGAGCGGTTCGACAGGGTGTTCGAACCGAACGTGCGCGGCGTGTTCAACTCGATGAAGTACGCCGCTGAAATCATGCTGCGGCAGGGGTCGGGCAGCATCATCAACAACGCGTCGATGGGCGGGCTGATCGGCTTCGAGAATGCATCGGTCTATATCGCGAGCAAGCACGCGGTGATCGGGATGACGAAGACCGCGTCGATCGAATGGTTCAAACGCGGCGTGCGCGTGAACGCACTGTGCCCGGGGCTGATCGAAACGCCGTTCCATCATCGCGGCATCTGGCCGTCGGAAGAGGCGCAACAGGCATTCGCCGCATCGACACCGGCAGGACGCTGGGGCTCCGCCGAGGAGATGGCGACGATCGTCGCGTTCCTCGCGTCGGACGATTCCAGCTACGTGTCAGGGCATGCGCTCGTGGCCGACGGCGGCTACTCGGTGGCATGA
- a CDS encoding phage protein NinX family protein: protein MRTDTLDGNDLDYWCARALCADDDDTLRFTAVAPHLVVTAACDALRRLDTCFVPSTSWSDAGAVLDRVDDLRIARHGDDVECDATFVDGPCTCGAHGRDARVALLRAFVRARFGDEIDAPPPFPHRIEHGTVVRCDPGVPLPEADDDRATGDSTDIRSVPRM from the coding sequence ATGCGAACCGACACACTCGACGGAAACGATCTCGACTACTGGTGTGCACGCGCGCTGTGCGCCGACGACGACGACACGCTGCGTTTCACCGCCGTCGCACCGCACCTGGTCGTGACGGCTGCATGCGACGCACTCAGGCGGCTCGACACGTGTTTCGTGCCGTCGACGTCGTGGTCCGATGCGGGCGCGGTGCTCGACCGTGTCGACGATCTTCGAATCGCACGGCACGGCGACGACGTCGAATGCGACGCGACCTTCGTCGACGGCCCGTGCACCTGCGGCGCGCACGGGCGCGATGCGCGTGTGGCCCTGCTGCGGGCGTTCGTGCGCGCACGCTTTGGCGACGAAATCGATGCACCGCCGCCGTTCCCGCACCGGATCGAACACGGTACGGTGGTGCGCTGCGACCCCGGCGTGCCGCTTCCCGAAGCCGATGACGATCGTGCCACGGGCGACAGCACGGATATCCGCTCGGTGCCGCGCATGTAA
- the iaaH gene encoding indoleacetamide hydrolase: MPTLGTLTLTEARHAILRREFSCVEYAYAMIERHARWRYLNGFTCVDDARLLAEAARCDRDLATSSTPHALLGLPIAIKDNIDTACLPTGNGTLALHNRVPPQHAPVVARLLAQGALIAGKANLHELAFGVSGNNRVTGAVRNPYDFNRIPGGSSSGSGALVGAGVVPAALGTDTGGSVRIPAALCGAVGLRPTVGRYPSGGVAPISRTRDTVGPIARSVEDIALLDAILSGTGAHAPMSLPTRGTTRSVRLAVPRTTFWRGLAQDVERVANAAVAKLAQAGFECVDIDLNDYPGFFDDEPAIIAMYEFRSSMHAYLVENGYDLSVDDIVANVGSPDVAKIARHITGPDGIGEAAYRTALDRRTRSRAAYRQCLADSGADALVFPTTIATACPIPAGDVMMLNGEPASVFSTYIRNTEPGSNAGVPGMTVPAGLTAAGLPVGLALDGAAGTDRELIAVALEVERVLGRLPEPNDGFGVEGRLGGYAGVDGES; the protein is encoded by the coding sequence ATGCCCACCCTGGGAACCCTGACGCTCACCGAAGCCCGGCACGCGATCCTGCGCCGTGAGTTTTCCTGCGTCGAATACGCTTACGCCATGATCGAGCGGCACGCACGCTGGCGCTACCTGAACGGCTTTACGTGCGTCGACGATGCGCGGCTGCTCGCCGAAGCGGCCCGCTGCGACCGCGACCTCGCGACGTCGTCCACCCCGCACGCGCTGCTGGGCCTGCCGATCGCGATCAAGGACAACATCGACACCGCGTGCCTGCCGACCGGCAACGGCACGCTGGCGCTGCACAACCGCGTGCCGCCGCAGCATGCGCCGGTCGTCGCGCGGCTGCTCGCGCAAGGGGCGCTGATCGCGGGCAAGGCCAACCTGCACGAGCTGGCGTTCGGCGTGTCGGGCAACAACCGTGTGACGGGCGCGGTACGCAACCCGTACGATTTCAACCGGATTCCGGGCGGCAGCAGCAGCGGCTCGGGCGCGCTGGTCGGCGCGGGCGTGGTGCCCGCCGCGCTCGGGACGGACACCGGCGGCTCGGTCCGGATTCCGGCTGCGCTGTGCGGTGCCGTCGGCCTTCGCCCGACGGTGGGGCGCTACCCGTCGGGCGGCGTGGCGCCGATTTCGCGCACGCGCGACACCGTCGGCCCGATCGCGCGGTCGGTCGAGGACATCGCGCTGCTCGACGCGATTCTGTCCGGCACCGGCGCCCACGCGCCGATGTCGCTGCCGACCCGTGGCACGACACGCTCCGTGCGCCTGGCGGTCCCGCGCACGACGTTCTGGCGCGGCCTCGCTCAAGATGTCGAAAGGGTGGCGAATGCCGCGGTGGCGAAACTGGCTCAGGCGGGATTCGAGTGTGTCGATATCGACCTGAACGACTATCCGGGGTTCTTCGACGATGAGCCGGCCATCATCGCGATGTACGAATTCCGGTCATCGATGCACGCGTATCTGGTCGAGAACGGCTACGACCTGTCGGTCGACGACATCGTCGCGAACGTGGGGAGCCCGGACGTCGCGAAGATCGCCCGCCATATCACCGGCCCCGACGGGATCGGCGAAGCGGCGTACCGCACCGCGCTCGACCGGCGTACGCGGTCGCGTGCCGCGTATCGGCAGTGCCTCGCCGACAGCGGCGCCGACGCGCTGGTGTTTCCGACCACGATCGCCACCGCGTGCCCGATCCCGGCGGGCGACGTGATGATGCTCAACGGCGAGCCTGCGTCGGTGTTCTCGACCTACATCCGGAATACCGAGCCGGGCAGCAATGCCGGCGTACCGGGCATGACCGTCCCGGCCGGCCTGACGGCGGCCGGGCTGCCGGTCGGCCTCGCACTGGATGGGGCGGCCGGCACCGATCGCGAACTCATCGCGGTCGCGCTGGAGGTCGAGCGGGTGCTCGGGCGGCTGCCGGAGCCGAATGATGGATTCGGGGTGGAGGGCAGGTTGGGTGGGTACGCGGGTGTCGATGGGGAGTCGTGA
- a CDS encoding Rieske 2Fe-2S domain-containing protein: MSATIDQATDLDHLLATAVQDDKEAGVFRCRRDIFTNAELYELEMKHIFEGNWVYLAHESQIPANNDYYTTWIGRQPIVITRDKTGELHAVINACAHKGAMLCRRKHGNKGSFTCPFHGWTFSNTGKLLKVKDEKTTEYPVQFNTHGSHDLKKVARFANYRGFLFGSLSADVLPLEDYLGEARVIIDQIVDQAPNGLEVLRGNSSYIYEGNWKMQMENGCDGYHVSTVHWNYAATMGRRKEDGTKAVDANSWSKSVAGVYGFDNGHILLWTQTMNPEVRPVYQHRDEIKARVGDVQADFIVNQTRNLCVYPNVFLMDQFSTQIRVVRPLGVDKTEVTIFCFAPKGESEADRTIRIRQYEDFFNVTGMGTADDLEEFRACQAGYAGITAMWNDLSRGAPLWIDGPDENARKMGLNPRISGERSEDEGLFVCQHEHWVHVMRDALKKERGEVAA; the protein is encoded by the coding sequence ATGTCCGCCACGATCGACCAAGCCACCGACCTGGATCACCTGCTCGCCACCGCCGTGCAGGACGACAAGGAAGCCGGCGTATTCCGCTGCCGCCGCGACATCTTCACGAACGCCGAGCTGTACGAGCTCGAGATGAAGCACATCTTCGAAGGCAACTGGGTGTATCTGGCGCACGAAAGCCAGATCCCGGCCAACAACGACTACTACACGACGTGGATCGGCCGCCAGCCGATCGTGATCACGCGCGACAAGACCGGCGAGCTGCACGCAGTGATCAACGCCTGTGCCCACAAGGGCGCGATGCTGTGCCGCCGCAAGCACGGCAACAAGGGCAGCTTCACGTGTCCGTTCCACGGCTGGACCTTCTCGAACACCGGCAAGCTGCTGAAGGTGAAGGACGAGAAGACGACCGAGTATCCGGTGCAGTTCAACACGCACGGCTCGCACGACCTGAAGAAGGTCGCACGCTTCGCGAACTATCGCGGCTTCCTGTTCGGCAGCCTCAGCGCCGACGTGCTGCCGCTCGAGGACTACCTCGGCGAAGCGCGCGTGATCATCGACCAGATCGTCGACCAGGCGCCGAACGGGCTCGAGGTGCTGCGCGGCAACTCGTCCTACATCTACGAAGGCAACTGGAAGATGCAGATGGAGAATGGTTGCGACGGCTACCACGTCAGCACCGTGCACTGGAACTACGCGGCGACGATGGGCCGCCGCAAGGAAGACGGCACCAAGGCCGTCGACGCGAACAGCTGGAGCAAGTCGGTCGCGGGCGTGTACGGCTTCGACAACGGCCACATCCTGCTGTGGACGCAGACGATGAACCCGGAAGTGCGGCCGGTGTACCAGCACCGTGACGAGATCAAGGCGCGCGTCGGCGATGTGCAGGCGGACTTCATCGTCAACCAGACCCGCAACCTGTGCGTGTACCCGAACGTGTTCCTGATGGACCAGTTCAGCACACAGATCCGCGTGGTGCGGCCGCTCGGCGTCGACAAGACCGAAGTCACGATCTTCTGCTTCGCGCCGAAGGGCGAGAGCGAGGCCGACCGCACGATCCGGATCCGCCAGTACGAGGATTTCTTCAACGTGACGGGCATGGGCACCGCCGACGATCTCGAGGAATTCCGCGCATGCCAGGCCGGTTACGCGGGCATCACGGCGATGTGGAACGACCTGTCGCGCGGTGCGCCGTTGTGGATCGACGGGCCCGACGAGAACGCGAGGAAGATGGGGCTGAACCCGCGCATTTCCGGCGAGCGCAGCGAGGACGAAGGGCTGTTCGTGTGCCAGCACGAACACTGGGTGCACGTGATGCGCGATGCGCTGAAGAAGGAACGTGGGGAGGTGGCAGCATGA
- a CDS encoding sugar transporter — MATPDAVSSKHSWWGVLTLALTAFIFNTTEFVPVALLSAIGDSLHMQPTDVGLMLTIYAWAVAVVSLPLTLATRHVERRKLLTWALLGFIASHVVTGVAWNFAVLMVGRLGIACAHAVFWSISVPLAVRLAPSDRKSRALSLLAMGTAIAMVAGIPLGRVVGETFGWRVTFLIIAGAAGVALLLLRATLPVLPSEGAGSLSSIGVFLRKPALVALYAITVLVVSAHFTSYTYIEPFVQSVNHASSSRITYVLILFGVAGIPAAICFNRLYPHRPDDFLLGSIVALAGCLLILFPCALNIVTLSVHTLVWGGAIVCFGLAMQAWVLKLAPEGTDLAVSIFSGLYNVGIGAGALIGNHIAGDFGLPWVGTFGGVVGAVAVGIAWLALRLHARQAVA; from the coding sequence ATGGCTACACCGGACGCCGTCAGTTCCAAGCACTCGTGGTGGGGTGTCCTGACCCTGGCACTCACCGCCTTCATCTTCAATACCACCGAATTCGTGCCCGTCGCGCTGCTCAGCGCGATCGGCGACAGCCTGCACATGCAGCCGACCGACGTCGGCCTGATGCTGACGATCTACGCGTGGGCCGTGGCCGTCGTGTCGCTGCCGCTGACGCTCGCCACGCGCCACGTCGAGCGTCGCAAGCTGCTCACGTGGGCGTTGCTGGGGTTCATCGCTAGCCACGTCGTGACCGGCGTCGCGTGGAATTTCGCGGTGCTGATGGTTGGCCGGCTGGGCATCGCGTGCGCGCATGCGGTGTTCTGGTCGATTTCCGTGCCGCTGGCCGTGCGGCTCGCGCCGAGCGACCGGAAAAGCCGCGCGCTCAGCCTGCTGGCGATGGGCACGGCGATCGCGATGGTGGCCGGCATTCCGCTCGGGCGCGTGGTCGGCGAGACGTTCGGCTGGCGCGTCACGTTCCTGATCATCGCCGGCGCGGCGGGCGTCGCGTTGCTGCTGCTGCGCGCGACGTTGCCGGTCTTGCCGAGCGAGGGCGCCGGGTCGCTCAGCAGCATCGGCGTGTTCCTGCGCAAGCCCGCGCTGGTGGCGCTGTACGCGATCACCGTGCTCGTCGTGTCCGCGCATTTCACGTCGTACACGTACATCGAGCCTTTCGTCCAAAGCGTGAACCACGCGAGCAGCAGCCGGATCACCTATGTGCTGATCCTGTTCGGCGTCGCCGGCATACCGGCCGCGATCTGCTTCAACCGCCTCTATCCGCACCGGCCGGACGACTTCCTGCTCGGGTCGATCGTCGCGCTGGCGGGATGCCTGCTGATCCTGTTCCCGTGCGCGCTGAACATCGTCACGCTGTCCGTGCATACGCTGGTCTGGGGCGGGGCGATCGTCTGCTTCGGGCTGGCGATGCAGGCATGGGTGCTGAAGCTGGCGCCGGAGGGAACCGACCTCGCGGTGTCGATCTTCTCCGGGCTGTACAACGTCGGCATTGGCGCGGGCGCGCTGATCGGCAACCATATCGCCGGCGACTTCGGGCTGCCGTGGGTCGGCACGTTCGGCGGCGTGGTCGGCGCTGTGGCGGTCGGGATCGCGTGGCTGGCGCTGCGGCTGCACGCGAGGCAGGCGGTGGCCTAG
- a CDS encoding helix-turn-helix transcriptional regulator, with translation MNLSASDITPEELRLFGDTVARLEELGPVVDVRTVVLPAITQLLRADFAASFDCDEHTGLWRNGFSYNLDPLQIARYEAWFQHIDPVTPPLRARRVATCVDEVVSRRELEQTEFYTDFLCRDGMHHGINVYAFDGATHVGDLRIWRAQGRPDFTERDKLLLNGIEPFFRRALLRRRHACAGLTERESDVARLVAAGYTDKDVARTLGIGVPTVRTHLRRVMAKKGVANRASVAAALA, from the coding sequence ATGAACCTTTCCGCGTCCGATATCACACCGGAGGAACTCCGGCTGTTCGGCGACACCGTCGCCCGCCTGGAAGAACTGGGGCCGGTCGTCGACGTGAGGACGGTCGTGCTGCCCGCGATCACGCAGCTGCTCCGCGCCGATTTCGCCGCGTCGTTCGATTGCGACGAACACACCGGCCTGTGGCGCAACGGCTTCTCGTACAACCTCGATCCGTTGCAGATCGCGCGGTACGAAGCGTGGTTCCAGCATATCGATCCGGTCACGCCGCCACTGCGCGCGCGCCGCGTGGCGACCTGCGTCGACGAGGTGGTGAGCCGGCGCGAGCTGGAGCAGACCGAGTTCTACACCGATTTCCTGTGTCGCGACGGCATGCACCACGGCATCAACGTCTATGCGTTCGACGGCGCGACCCACGTCGGCGACCTGCGCATCTGGCGGGCGCAAGGGCGGCCCGATTTCACCGAACGCGACAAGCTGCTGCTGAACGGCATCGAGCCGTTTTTCCGGCGCGCGCTGCTGCGGCGGCGCCATGCGTGCGCGGGGCTGACCGAGCGCGAGAGCGACGTCGCGCGGCTGGTTGCCGCCGGTTATACCGACAAGGACGTCGCGCGCACGCTCGGCATCGGGGTGCCGACGGTCCGCACGCACCTGCGGCGCGTGATGGCGAAGAAGGGCGTCGCCAACCGCGCGAGCGTGGCGGCCGCGCTGGCGTAA
- a CDS encoding HAD family hydrolase — MRIETSFLFDLDGTLVDSVYQHVLAWKEALDTEGIELSVWRIHRKIGMSGGLFLNQLLRETSGDLDAERVERLARLHAAAYQRLRAQVRPLPGARELLAALSSAGIRWAIATSGRMETAAINLEALGVDPAKQVVVTRDQVKYAKPDPDLFLTAAAQLNVPIEHTVVVGDSIWDMLAAARCRSLGVGLLSGGYGSDELERAGALRVYDDPADLLWHLDEIAARP; from the coding sequence ATGCGCATTGAAACGTCTTTTCTGTTCGATCTCGACGGCACGCTCGTCGACAGCGTCTACCAGCACGTGCTCGCGTGGAAGGAAGCGCTCGATACCGAAGGCATCGAACTGTCGGTGTGGCGCATCCACCGCAAGATCGGCATGAGCGGCGGCCTGTTCCTGAATCAGCTGCTACGCGAGACGTCGGGCGACCTCGACGCCGAGCGCGTCGAGCGGTTGGCGCGCCTCCATGCGGCCGCGTACCAGCGGCTGCGCGCGCAGGTCCGGCCGCTGCCGGGTGCGCGCGAACTGCTGGCCGCGCTGTCGTCGGCGGGCATTCGCTGGGCGATCGCGACCAGCGGGCGGATGGAGACGGCCGCCATCAATCTGGAGGCGCTCGGCGTCGATCCGGCGAAGCAGGTGGTGGTGACGCGCGACCAGGTCAAGTACGCGAAGCCCGACCCCGACCTGTTCCTGACGGCTGCCGCGCAACTGAACGTGCCGATCGAACACACGGTCGTGGTCGGCGACAGCATCTGGGACATGCTCGCCGCCGCCCGCTGCCGCTCGCTCGGCGTCGGGTTGCTGTCGGGTGGCTACGGCAGCGACGAACTCGAACGCGCGGGCGCGCTGCGCGTGTACGACGATCCGGCGGATCTGCTGTGGCATCTCGACGAGATTGCCGCGCGACCCTGA
- the benB gene encoding benzoate 1,2-dioxygenase small subunit, translated as MSFDYRIICAALYREARLLDDRQWDAWLTCYTEDVTYWMPAWDDDDRPTDDHQSQISLMYYPDRGGLEDRVFRIKTERSGASTPEPRTSHNVTNVEVLAERDDEVDVRYNFHTLNHRYRVTDHFFGTMFVTLRQVGDELLISYKKIVLKNDYIRQVLDVYHV; from the coding sequence ATGAGCTTCGATTACCGGATCATTTGCGCGGCGCTGTATCGCGAAGCGCGCCTGCTCGACGATCGTCAGTGGGACGCGTGGCTGACCTGCTACACGGAGGACGTCACGTACTGGATGCCCGCATGGGACGACGACGATCGGCCGACCGACGATCATCAGAGCCAGATCTCGCTGATGTACTACCCGGACCGCGGCGGCCTCGAGGATCGCGTGTTCCGGATCAAGACCGAGCGCAGCGGCGCGTCGACGCCCGAGCCGCGCACCAGCCACAACGTGACGAACGTCGAGGTGCTGGCCGAACGCGACGACGAGGTGGACGTGCGCTACAACTTTCACACGCTGAACCACCGCTACCGCGTGACCGATCACTTCTTCGGCACGATGTTCGTCACGTTGCGCCAGGTGGGCGACGAACTGCTGATCTCGTACAAGAAGATCGTGCTGAAGAACGACTACATCCGGCAGGTGCTCGACGTCTATCACGTCTGA